A stretch of Hoplias malabaricus isolate fHopMal1 chromosome 10, fHopMal1.hap1, whole genome shotgun sequence DNA encodes these proteins:
- the LOC136708308 gene encoding uncharacterized protein isoform X3 produces MDSSSVCSGSLSDDQDVAQLIEEEFQKQILLDSSTLGEREQTKGNGLDLWDSLWQNVDPVVDQLVNQAAKPVFNPVFCLSCDTMFLNKLTLEEHVCPFVSFICLCGITFSSYPEMLTHSMSHNNKSTYVVNHKSAIQNRIISVKQQEVKLKVLEQTAKDAGIVKSSVPLSHTSPSSTTRYVSGKTVNLWKRFRPIVKLETIEKFHSQKPCKCLICSEEMCNQDILIEHVHVTHNSICIYGCSRCGTLLIGSIPPKILHRCGSIHNASSRKFTTGKILRNPLVAEKLYMPYACPFCNLKFCHQVHLSNHIRFNHTNIYNQQEDKSQLNSAKGVQSSSPSQTQKLRCALCGKMCDTLEMLGQHWCKRKLMLLKPEMVAKLISEKVPHKFGSSSSGESGSGELTFTFRGISNMKTYGHKKLLTIKTEPVEVNLMMTQTDFSQMMPIKTEPDMNDNDNVLEKAQTEKNGHLYQNCSAPNGNNLKYLLSSI; encoded by the coding sequence ATGTTGCCCAACTGATAGAAGAAGAATTCCAAAAACAAATACTTCTGGACAGCAGTACATTGGGAGAACGGGAACAAACAAAAGGGAACGGTTTGGATCTTTGGGACAGTCTATGGCAAAATGTTGATCCAGTGGTTGATCAGCTGGTTAATCAAGCGGCTAAGCCTGTTTTTAATCCTGTCTTCTGCTTGTCTTGTGACACAATGTTCTTGAATAAGCTGACACTTGAGGAACATGTGTGTCCTTTCGTCAGCTTCATTTGTTTATGTGGTATAACTTTCAGCAGTTATCCAGAGATGTTGACCCACAGTATGTCCCACAACAATAAATCAACTTATGTAGTGAATCACAAAAGTGCAATCCAGAACAGGATAATTTCTGTCAAACAGCAAGAGGTGAAACTCAAGGTTTTGGAGCAGACAGCGAAGGACGCCGGCATCGTTAAGAGTTCTGTTCCACTGTCCCACACTTCACCTTCTTCCACAACTAGGTATGTCAGTGGAAAAACTGTGAACCTTTGGAAGCGTTTTAGGCCAATAGTGAAGTTGGAGACTATTGAGAAGTTTCACAGTCAAAAGCCATGCAAGTGCTTAATTTGTTCAGAAGAGATGTGCAATCAGGACATTCTCATTGAGCATGTCCATGTCACTCACAATAGCATCTGCATATATGGCTGTAGTCGGTGCGGGACACTGCTTATTGGTAGTATTCCACCaaaaattctccacaggtgtggcTCCATTCACAATGCTTCTTCCAGAAAGTTTACCACTGGCAAGATTCTGAGAAACCCTCTAGTTGCTGAAAAACTTTATATGCCTTACGCTTGTCCTTTCTGCAATCTGAAATTCTGCCATCAAGTgcaccttagcaaccacataCGATTTAACCACACCAACATTTACAATCAGCAAGAAGACAAGTCACAACTAAACAGTGCCAAAGGTGTGCAGTCAAGTAGTCCCTCACAAACTCAGAAACTGAGGTGTGCCCTTTGTGGAAAAATGTGCGACACTCTTGAGATGTTGGGACAGCACTGGTGCAAGAGAAAACTGATGCTACTCAAACCAGAGATGGTTGCCAAGTTGATCTCTGAAAAAGTTCCCCATAAATTTGGTTCTTCATCATCAGGAGAGAGTGGCAGTGGCGAATTGACATTTACATTTCGAGGCATTAGCAACATGAAGACATATGGTCACAAAAAGCTTCTGACAATAAAAACAGAGCCAGTAGAAGTGAATCTGATGATGACCCAAACAGACTTTTCTCAAATGATGCCTATAAAAACTGAGCCTGACATGAATGACAACGATAATGTTTTGGAAAAGGCCCAGACGGAAAAGAATGGACATTTATACCAAAATTGCAGTGCTCCCAATGGCAACAATCTGAAGTACTTGCTTAGCAGCATATAG
- the LOC136708308 gene encoding zinc finger protein 354B-like isoform X4, whose translation MFLNKLTLEEHVCPFVSFICLCGITFSSYPEMLTHSMSHNNKSTYVVNHKSAIQNRIISVKQQEVKLKVLEQTAKDAGIVKSSVPLSHTSPSSTTRYVSGKTVNLWKRFRPIVKLETIEKFHSQKPCKCLICSEEMCNQDILIEHVHVTHNSICIYGCSRCGTLLIGSIPPKILHRCGSIHNASSRKFTTGKILRNPLVAEKLYMPYACPFCNLKFCHQVHLSNHIRFNHTNIYNQQEDKSQLNSAKGVQSSSPSQTQKLRCALCGKMCDTLEMLGQHWCKRKLMLLKPEMVAKLISEKVPHKFGSSSSGESGSGELTFTFRGISNMKTYGHKKLLTIKTEPVEVNLMMTQTDFSQMMPIKTEPDMNDNDNVLEKAQTEKNGHLYQNCSAPNGNNLKYLLSSI comes from the coding sequence ATGTTCTTGAATAAGCTGACACTTGAGGAACATGTGTGTCCTTTCGTCAGCTTCATTTGTTTATGTGGTATAACTTTCAGCAGTTATCCAGAGATGTTGACCCACAGTATGTCCCACAACAATAAATCAACTTATGTAGTGAATCACAAAAGTGCAATCCAGAACAGGATAATTTCTGTCAAACAGCAAGAGGTGAAACTCAAGGTTTTGGAGCAGACAGCGAAGGACGCCGGCATCGTTAAGAGTTCTGTTCCACTGTCCCACACTTCACCTTCTTCCACAACTAGGTATGTCAGTGGAAAAACTGTGAACCTTTGGAAGCGTTTTAGGCCAATAGTGAAGTTGGAGACTATTGAGAAGTTTCACAGTCAAAAGCCATGCAAGTGCTTAATTTGTTCAGAAGAGATGTGCAATCAGGACATTCTCATTGAGCATGTCCATGTCACTCACAATAGCATCTGCATATATGGCTGTAGTCGGTGCGGGACACTGCTTATTGGTAGTATTCCACCaaaaattctccacaggtgtggcTCCATTCACAATGCTTCTTCCAGAAAGTTTACCACTGGCAAGATTCTGAGAAACCCTCTAGTTGCTGAAAAACTTTATATGCCTTACGCTTGTCCTTTCTGCAATCTGAAATTCTGCCATCAAGTgcaccttagcaaccacataCGATTTAACCACACCAACATTTACAATCAGCAAGAAGACAAGTCACAACTAAACAGTGCCAAAGGTGTGCAGTCAAGTAGTCCCTCACAAACTCAGAAACTGAGGTGTGCCCTTTGTGGAAAAATGTGCGACACTCTTGAGATGTTGGGACAGCACTGGTGCAAGAGAAAACTGATGCTACTCAAACCAGAGATGGTTGCCAAGTTGATCTCTGAAAAAGTTCCCCATAAATTTGGTTCTTCATCATCAGGAGAGAGTGGCAGTGGCGAATTGACATTTACATTTCGAGGCATTAGCAACATGAAGACATATGGTCACAAAAAGCTTCTGACAATAAAAACAGAGCCAGTAGAAGTGAATCTGATGATGACCCAAACAGACTTTTCTCAAATGATGCCTATAAAAACTGAGCCTGACATGAATGACAACGATAATGTTTTGGAAAAGGCCCAGACGGAAAAGAATGGACATTTATACCAAAATTGCAGTGCTCCCAATGGCAACAATCTGAAGTACTTGCTTAGCAGCATATAG
- the si:dkeyp-84f3.9 gene encoding uncharacterized protein si:dkeyp-84f3.9 isoform X2 gives MIPRTFSLVDKTSSSVVHSHKDISYQPREKIKDWAASSQKGFGHQSTCFSPDEEALSGTSSEKSRSQSLKKKRRGRESMLLEVQCKVSIVSDDLGCHVICWCWSTVFSEVQGQRSRLPGSFRALHASCC, from the exons ATGATCCCACGCACCTTTAGCCTGGTAGACAAG ACTTCCAGCTCTGTTGTACACAGTCATAAAG ACATTTCTTATCAACCCAGAGAGAAGATAAAGGACTGGGCAGCTAGCTCACAAAAAGGCTTTGGCCATCAATCCACATGTTTCAGCCCTGATGAGGAAGCATTGAGTGGGACTTCATCTGAG aaatcaaggtcccagagtctgaagaaaaagaggagaggcagagaatccatgttgcttgaggtccagtgtaaagtttccattGTCAGCGATgatttggggtgccatgtcatctgctggtgttggtccactgtgttttctgaggtccaaggtcaacgcagccgtctaccaggaagttttagagcacttcatgcttcctgctgctga
- the si:dkeyp-84f3.9 gene encoding zinc finger protein 93 isoform X1, producing MDSCTALEETSMLNEQDRGVVEPVNNHHNGPSDSPEDQSLTPAKSLDDQGEKSGTNTSLCNDIADVSDGSISTENSEDIRHNTSQDLGTSEVKDQISEHSDPVTEDNVPLDDTFNENSKLSSQTEQETPQKPVSNSECNSEPSKTDMITGKLSERMISYPRGRPRREKRVIKCEYCGRPFNHASAYIIHRRVHTGEKPFSCQVCGRAFAQLSNLRSHMKVHNDSKILTIQHSTKSFQSKSTVPKTQDRTVVPAEFRKISQNKNNGPFRRSRKPVGCPVCGKIFPYKSVLKIHLRIHSGEKPYSCRVCGKSFTQACTVRVHERVHWSIKPFLCSKCGKGFSQIGTLKAHTCAGKRQIHATLKEMEQAGVVTFRCHLCKKCFSTRDDYDSHVQSHTDKQHYSCDSCGQKYSLRSELETHKKYCFSMWLSKIKPYNRPSSGKLHGKHAHSTKTVQSLQPAVSTIKSPKSELSQNKVLKMSQSDCSQAPKRRKYTSLLTCPSQVMATSIYDPQNNLNYCQPFKASYFVSQLNSLDQKLDPRKYLCPRCGRLFRHVGRLRAHMLTHSRGKSFTCGDCGHIFENWSKFWHHQRVHKQRRGRFFCPKCSQGFRFASVYMEHLQEHPELNAYFCPFCPHTFATARSLKNHQQEWHRSNMPHICDFCGKGFLSPVILKRHKAAHCFQNRQMDKPAVADVQSLVKPYECGKCDANFTTLAMLFSHQFSHSCNEDLSAILHNGSNHKHEEHKEEENPPTNLQQQDNTSTSLADSFQKVSQSSPSRLLTTVPLDGPKTQLQETDTSVSQSTMTILPSSPDSESGPIEVEEEEEAICTNGQTEETFEEICHITLQSKQEHKPGQLECTECGACFAVLPALHRHYLDHARGEI from the coding sequence ATGGATTCCTGCACAGCACTGGAAGAGACAAGCATGCTTAATGAACAAGACAGAGGAGTTGTTGAGCCAGTGAACAATCACCACAATGGCCCTTCTGATTCTCCAGAAGATCAAAGTCTAACCCCAGCAAAATCTCTTGATGACCAAGGGGAAAAGTCAGGAACTAATACGTCTCTGTGTAATGATATTGCTGATGTATCAGATGGTAGTATATCTACAGAGAACTCTGAGGATATAAGGCATAACACCAGTCAAGATTTGGGAACTTCAGAAGTCAAAGATCAAATATCAGAACACTCTGATCCAGTGACTGAAGATAATGTGCCTCTAGATGACACCTTTAACGAGAACTCAAAACTGTCATCGCAAACTGAGCAGGAGACTCCTCAGAAACCCGTGTCTAACAGTGAATGCAACTCTGAACCTAGCAAAACAGATATGATTACTGGAAAATTATCTGAAAGAATGATTTCCTACCCTCGTGGGCGTCCTCGCAGAGAAAAGCGAGTAATTAAGTGTGAATACTGTGGACGGCCATTTAATCACGCCTCTGCTTATATCATCCATCGGCGTGTCCACACAGGTGAGAAGCCCTTTAGTTGCCAGGTTTGTGGCAGAGCCTTTGCTCAACTTTCCAACCTTAGGTCACATATGAAGGTCCATAATGATTCAAAAATTCTAACCATACAGCATTccacaaaatcatttcaaagtAAAAGCACTGTGCCCAAGACCCAGGACCGCACAGTTGTGCCTGCTGAGTTTCGAAAAATTTCCCAGAATAAAAACAATGGTCCTTTTCGCAGGAGCCGAAAGCCTGTAGGTTGTCCTGTTTGTGGGAAAATCTTTCCCTACAAGTCTGTGCTTAAAATACATCTACGAATCCACAGTGGGGAGAAACCATATTCTTGCAGGGTATGTGGTAAATCATTTACACAGGCATGCACTGTTCGTGTCCATGAAAGGGTGCACTGGTCCATCAAACCTTTCTTATGTTCTAAATGTGGAAAGGGATTTTCTCAGATTGGGACGTTGAAGGCACATACCTGCGCTGGCAAAAGACAAATTCATGCTACATTGAAAGAAATGGAACAGGCCGGTGTTGTAACCTTCCGCTGTCATCTGTGCAAAAAGTGCTTCAGCACTAGAGACGATTATGATTCTCATGTTCAAAGCCACACGGATAAGCAGCATTACAGCTGTGACAGTTGTGGACAAAAGTACAGTCTTCGTTCTGAACTTGAGACTCACAAGAAATATTGCTTTTCCATGTGGCTCTCAAAGATCAAGCCATATAACCGCCCATCTTCAGGCAAGTTACATGGAAAGCATGCTCACTCTACTAAAACAGTTCAAAGTTTACAGCCTGCAGTTTCAACTATTAAATCACCTAAAAGTGAGTTATCTCAAAATAAAGTATTAAAGATGTCACAATCTGACTGTTCTCAGGCACCAAAACGTAGGAAATACACTTCCTTGCTGACATGCCCTTCTCAAGTGATGGCCACGTCTATTTATGACCCTCAAAATAATCTCAATTATTGTCAGCCTTTCAAGGCAAGTTACTTTGTATCTCAGTTGAACAGTTTAGATCAGAAGCTAGATCCAAGGAAATACTTGTGCCCACGTTGTGGACGGCTCTTCAGACATGTTGGACGGCTGAGAGCCCACATGCTTACTCACTCAAGGGGTAAGAGCTTCACCTGTGGTGACTGTGGGCACATTTTTGAAAACTGGAGCAAATTTTGGCACCACCAGCGTGTACACAAGCAGAGGCGAGGTCGTTTCTTTTGTCCAAAATGCAGTCAAGGATTTCGCTTTGCAAGTGTCTACATGGAACACCTTCAGGAGCACCCAGAGCTCAATGCCTATTTTTGTCCTTTTTGTCCCCATACCTTTGCAACTGCCAGAAGTTTGAAAAATCACCAGCAAGAGTGGCATCGGTCAAATATGCCTCATATATGTGACTTTTGTGGCAAGGGTTTTCTGAGCCCTGTCATCCTAAAGCGCCATAAAGCAGCACACTGTTTTCAAAACAGGCAGATGGACAAACCTGCTGTTGCTGATGTTCAGTCTTTGGTGAAACCTTATGAATGTGGGAAGTGTGATGCCAATTTTACAACACTGGCAATGCTTTTCAGTCATCAGTTCTCCCACTCCTGTAATGAGGACTTAAGTGCAATTTTACACAATGGCAGCAATCATAAGCATGAAGAACATAAGGAGGAAGAAAACCCACCAACAAACCTACAACAGCAAGATAACACTTCTACCTCCTTAGCAGATTCTTTTCAAAAGGTCAGTCAAAGCAGTCCCTCCAGACTCTTGACCACTGTCCCCCTTGATGGACCTAAAACACAACTACAGGAAACTGACACCAGTGTCTCTCAAAGTACCATGACTATTCTGCCTTCATCACCGGACTCTGAGTCTGGACCTATAGAagtggaagaggaggaagaggccaTATGTACAAATGGGCAAACTGAGGAAACCTTTGAAGAGATCTGTCATATAACACTCCAGTCCAAACAAGAGCATAAACCTGGACAGCTGGAGTGCACTGAATGTGGTGCTTGCTTTGCTGTTCTTCCAGCTTTGCATAGACATTACCTGGATCATGCTCGAGGAGAGATCTAA
- the LOC136708308 gene encoding uncharacterized protein isoform X1, which yields MQALQWLVCKPRTSSEAPLHDVAQLIEEEFQKQILLDSSTLGEREQTKGNGLDLWDSLWQNVDPVVDQLVNQAAKPVFNPVFCLSCDTMFLNKLTLEEHVCPFVSFICLCGITFSSYPEMLTHSMSHNNKSTYVVNHKSAIQNRIISVKQQEVKLKVLEQTAKDAGIVKSSVPLSHTSPSSTTRYVSGKTVNLWKRFRPIVKLETIEKFHSQKPCKCLICSEEMCNQDILIEHVHVTHNSICIYGCSRCGTLLIGSIPPKILHRCGSIHNASSRKFTTGKILRNPLVAEKLYMPYACPFCNLKFCHQVHLSNHIRFNHTNIYNQQEDKSQLNSAKGVQSSSPSQTQKLRCALCGKMCDTLEMLGQHWCKRKLMLLKPEMVAKLISEKVPHKFGSSSSGESGSGELTFTFRGISNMKTYGHKKLLTIKTEPVEVNLMMTQTDFSQMMPIKTEPDMNDNDNVLEKAQTEKNGHLYQNCSAPNGNNLKYLLSSI from the coding sequence ATGTTGCCCAACTGATAGAAGAAGAATTCCAAAAACAAATACTTCTGGACAGCAGTACATTGGGAGAACGGGAACAAACAAAAGGGAACGGTTTGGATCTTTGGGACAGTCTATGGCAAAATGTTGATCCAGTGGTTGATCAGCTGGTTAATCAAGCGGCTAAGCCTGTTTTTAATCCTGTCTTCTGCTTGTCTTGTGACACAATGTTCTTGAATAAGCTGACACTTGAGGAACATGTGTGTCCTTTCGTCAGCTTCATTTGTTTATGTGGTATAACTTTCAGCAGTTATCCAGAGATGTTGACCCACAGTATGTCCCACAACAATAAATCAACTTATGTAGTGAATCACAAAAGTGCAATCCAGAACAGGATAATTTCTGTCAAACAGCAAGAGGTGAAACTCAAGGTTTTGGAGCAGACAGCGAAGGACGCCGGCATCGTTAAGAGTTCTGTTCCACTGTCCCACACTTCACCTTCTTCCACAACTAGGTATGTCAGTGGAAAAACTGTGAACCTTTGGAAGCGTTTTAGGCCAATAGTGAAGTTGGAGACTATTGAGAAGTTTCACAGTCAAAAGCCATGCAAGTGCTTAATTTGTTCAGAAGAGATGTGCAATCAGGACATTCTCATTGAGCATGTCCATGTCACTCACAATAGCATCTGCATATATGGCTGTAGTCGGTGCGGGACACTGCTTATTGGTAGTATTCCACCaaaaattctccacaggtgtggcTCCATTCACAATGCTTCTTCCAGAAAGTTTACCACTGGCAAGATTCTGAGAAACCCTCTAGTTGCTGAAAAACTTTATATGCCTTACGCTTGTCCTTTCTGCAATCTGAAATTCTGCCATCAAGTgcaccttagcaaccacataCGATTTAACCACACCAACATTTACAATCAGCAAGAAGACAAGTCACAACTAAACAGTGCCAAAGGTGTGCAGTCAAGTAGTCCCTCACAAACTCAGAAACTGAGGTGTGCCCTTTGTGGAAAAATGTGCGACACTCTTGAGATGTTGGGACAGCACTGGTGCAAGAGAAAACTGATGCTACTCAAACCAGAGATGGTTGCCAAGTTGATCTCTGAAAAAGTTCCCCATAAATTTGGTTCTTCATCATCAGGAGAGAGTGGCAGTGGCGAATTGACATTTACATTTCGAGGCATTAGCAACATGAAGACATATGGTCACAAAAAGCTTCTGACAATAAAAACAGAGCCAGTAGAAGTGAATCTGATGATGACCCAAACAGACTTTTCTCAAATGATGCCTATAAAAACTGAGCCTGACATGAATGACAACGATAATGTTTTGGAAAAGGCCCAGACGGAAAAGAATGGACATTTATACCAAAATTGCAGTGCTCCCAATGGCAACAATCTGAAGTACTTGCTTAGCAGCATATAG
- the LOC136708308 gene encoding uncharacterized protein isoform X2, whose product MDSSSVCSGSLSDDQVDVAQLIEEEFQKQILLDSSTLGEREQTKGNGLDLWDSLWQNVDPVVDQLVNQAAKPVFNPVFCLSCDTMFLNKLTLEEHVCPFVSFICLCGITFSSYPEMLTHSMSHNNKSTYVVNHKSAIQNRIISVKQQEVKLKVLEQTAKDAGIVKSSVPLSHTSPSSTTRYVSGKTVNLWKRFRPIVKLETIEKFHSQKPCKCLICSEEMCNQDILIEHVHVTHNSICIYGCSRCGTLLIGSIPPKILHRCGSIHNASSRKFTTGKILRNPLVAEKLYMPYACPFCNLKFCHQVHLSNHIRFNHTNIYNQQEDKSQLNSAKGVQSSSPSQTQKLRCALCGKMCDTLEMLGQHWCKRKLMLLKPEMVAKLISEKVPHKFGSSSSGESGSGELTFTFRGISNMKTYGHKKLLTIKTEPVEVNLMMTQTDFSQMMPIKTEPDMNDNDNVLEKAQTEKNGHLYQNCSAPNGNNLKYLLSSI is encoded by the coding sequence TAGATGTTGCCCAACTGATAGAAGAAGAATTCCAAAAACAAATACTTCTGGACAGCAGTACATTGGGAGAACGGGAACAAACAAAAGGGAACGGTTTGGATCTTTGGGACAGTCTATGGCAAAATGTTGATCCAGTGGTTGATCAGCTGGTTAATCAAGCGGCTAAGCCTGTTTTTAATCCTGTCTTCTGCTTGTCTTGTGACACAATGTTCTTGAATAAGCTGACACTTGAGGAACATGTGTGTCCTTTCGTCAGCTTCATTTGTTTATGTGGTATAACTTTCAGCAGTTATCCAGAGATGTTGACCCACAGTATGTCCCACAACAATAAATCAACTTATGTAGTGAATCACAAAAGTGCAATCCAGAACAGGATAATTTCTGTCAAACAGCAAGAGGTGAAACTCAAGGTTTTGGAGCAGACAGCGAAGGACGCCGGCATCGTTAAGAGTTCTGTTCCACTGTCCCACACTTCACCTTCTTCCACAACTAGGTATGTCAGTGGAAAAACTGTGAACCTTTGGAAGCGTTTTAGGCCAATAGTGAAGTTGGAGACTATTGAGAAGTTTCACAGTCAAAAGCCATGCAAGTGCTTAATTTGTTCAGAAGAGATGTGCAATCAGGACATTCTCATTGAGCATGTCCATGTCACTCACAATAGCATCTGCATATATGGCTGTAGTCGGTGCGGGACACTGCTTATTGGTAGTATTCCACCaaaaattctccacaggtgtggcTCCATTCACAATGCTTCTTCCAGAAAGTTTACCACTGGCAAGATTCTGAGAAACCCTCTAGTTGCTGAAAAACTTTATATGCCTTACGCTTGTCCTTTCTGCAATCTGAAATTCTGCCATCAAGTgcaccttagcaaccacataCGATTTAACCACACCAACATTTACAATCAGCAAGAAGACAAGTCACAACTAAACAGTGCCAAAGGTGTGCAGTCAAGTAGTCCCTCACAAACTCAGAAACTGAGGTGTGCCCTTTGTGGAAAAATGTGCGACACTCTTGAGATGTTGGGACAGCACTGGTGCAAGAGAAAACTGATGCTACTCAAACCAGAGATGGTTGCCAAGTTGATCTCTGAAAAAGTTCCCCATAAATTTGGTTCTTCATCATCAGGAGAGAGTGGCAGTGGCGAATTGACATTTACATTTCGAGGCATTAGCAACATGAAGACATATGGTCACAAAAAGCTTCTGACAATAAAAACAGAGCCAGTAGAAGTGAATCTGATGATGACCCAAACAGACTTTTCTCAAATGATGCCTATAAAAACTGAGCCTGACATGAATGACAACGATAATGTTTTGGAAAAGGCCCAGACGGAAAAGAATGGACATTTATACCAAAATTGCAGTGCTCCCAATGGCAACAATCTGAAGTACTTGCTTAGCAGCATATAG